A genomic region of Bernardetia sp. ABR2-2B contains the following coding sequences:
- a CDS encoding T9SS type A sorting domain-containing protein, with product MNQKRIYLSILFFLFFSYSQAAIIYVDNDSQGSNDGQTWKNAYHNLGTALRNARYGDIIRVDQGNYIAPTGGFTLINGVKIYGGYNVRYIPNTNILVAEWLINATRFFGNLDTVIEGNPAFSSNQNLDKQTLLDGLKVINISNVAIGLGSNVSIFEMKINNCSFFKDNGFTSHFMRLSNYQGSFSPEITNSYFATSFGIYVRFTGNSTVLTQISNSEFEGFTAIKMENTFAVTSSSINIKVQNSRFLNSVGLDLNFLLVNNNVRLNIENSIFDGSSDPAFSSGIINRSVVDVNVYNSTFYNTKSYVNNQMNMSSSYFYNCIFWGGGQVFSINVGSTSLDNCLIDKNDCNFLLTHTSSIANCSNNIYNQNPQFISTNPTSPDYLKLSATSPARNAGNNAYATGKGYGGNDRVLEGTVDIGAYEFCPSGTSCINNSPTGGGYTSRKITTNNMKDITNDLLVYPNPVKDVVKIKSSDKILSIEVLNVQGQTISSTKNSNSIQLKNVAKGMYLLKITTDKGIQTKRIIKE from the coding sequence ATGAACCAAAAAAGAATTTACTTATCAATTTTATTTTTCTTGTTTTTCTCTTATTCACAAGCAGCTATTATTTATGTGGATAACGACTCGCAAGGCTCAAATGATGGACAAACTTGGAAAAATGCTTATCACAATCTTGGTACAGCTCTCAGAAATGCTCGTTATGGTGATATAATTCGTGTAGACCAAGGTAATTATATAGCTCCTACTGGAGGATTTACTTTAATAAATGGTGTAAAGATATACGGAGGATACAATGTACGTTATATTCCTAACACTAATATACTTGTAGCTGAATGGCTTATTAATGCAACACGTTTCTTCGGAAACTTAGATACAGTAATTGAAGGAAACCCTGCGTTTTCGTCTAATCAAAACTTAGATAAGCAAACCCTATTAGATGGTTTGAAAGTAATTAATATCAGTAATGTAGCGATTGGCTTAGGAAGTAACGTTTCAATTTTCGAAATGAAAATCAATAATTGTAGTTTTTTCAAAGATAATGGGTTTACAAGTCATTTTATGAGATTAAGCAATTATCAAGGTAGTTTCTCTCCTGAAATAACTAATTCGTATTTTGCTACTAGCTTCGGAATATACGTAAGGTTTACAGGAAACTCAACTGTACTTACCCAAATTAGCAATTCTGAATTTGAAGGTTTTACAGCTATAAAAATGGAAAATACATTTGCAGTAACTAGCAGTAGTATTAATATAAAAGTTCAAAACTCAAGATTTTTGAATAGTGTTGGTTTAGATTTAAATTTCCTTTTAGTAAATAATAATGTTCGGCTTAACATTGAAAACTCTATATTTGATGGCTCTTCAGATCCTGCTTTTTCATCAGGAATAATCAACAGAAGTGTTGTAGATGTAAATGTTTACAACTCTACTTTTTACAACACAAAATCTTATGTGAATAACCAAATGAACATGAGTTCATCTTATTTTTATAACTGTATTTTTTGGGGTGGAGGACAAGTCTTTAGTATAAATGTAGGAAGCACTAGTCTGGATAACTGTCTAATAGATAAAAATGATTGTAATTTCTTACTTACACATACTTCAAGTATTGCAAACTGTTCTAATAATATATACAACCAAAATCCTCAATTCATTAGTACCAATCCAACATCTCCAGATTATTTAAAACTTTCTGCTACTTCACCAGCTCGTAATGCAGGAAATAATGCTTATGCAACTGGCAAAGGATATGGAGGAAATGATAGAGTATTAGAAGGAACAGTAGATATTGGAGCGTATGAGTTTTGTCCAAGTGGAACATCTTGCATAAATAATTCTCCAACTGGAGGTGGTTATACGTCAAGAAAAATAACAACCAATAACATGAAAGATATAACTAATGACTTGCTAGTTTATCCAAATCCAGTAAAAGATGTGGTCAAAATCAAATCTTCTGACAAAATTCTTTCTATTGAAGTTTTGAATGTACAAGGACAAACTATTAGCTCTACTAAAAACTCTAATTCGATACAGTTGAAAAATGTAGCTAAAGGAATGTATCTCTTAAAAATAACAACCGATAAAGGAATACAAACCAAACGTATAATTAAAGAGTAA
- a CDS encoding T9SS type A sorting domain-containing protein: MNKKRIYLSVLFFLFFSYAQAAIIYVDNDSQGNNNGQTWANAYHSLSTALSNANSGDIIRMDQGIYTAPSGGFILKDGVKIYGGYNVRYNNGTIIPKWLINATRFFGSPPATTIIEGNPVFLANQNLSNQTIIDGLILKSNNSTQYSNPIIGLISTTPITFALHINNCTFKSISNTSPFSRGISNGGSTFTGSFSPVINGCNFETMTGIKIEFGMNSSLDIKVDNTNFKNTGSNSSGNVALQFDGSTMDILSRPKISVNNSLLSNFYGLKLALKNVASSTGIISDVKITNSIFSSLSSNYLIRPFEIGSLCNVYVDNSTLYNPSSIIMTFGNDLVAANFNNSIIVNGGGTVFGIASSKGYYRFNNCLFNGTTCPTSIFGTNFTGTVNCTNSIFNQNPQFISTDPNNADYLKPSATSPARNAGNNLFATGKGYGGNDRILEGTVDIGAYEFCPSGTSCINTSPTGGGGHTSRKIATQNLENSTENLLVYPNPVKDIIKIKTTDKVISIELLSVQGQLINSTKDSKELNTQNIAKGMYLLKVTTDKGIQTKRIVKE; this comes from the coding sequence ATGAACAAAAAAAGAATTTACCTATCAGTTTTATTTTTCTTGTTTTTCTCTTATGCACAAGCAGCTATTATTTATGTAGATAATGACTCACAAGGAAATAATAACGGACAGACTTGGGCAAATGCTTATCACAGCTTGAGTACAGCTCTATCAAATGCTAATTCTGGAGATATTATTCGTATGGATCAAGGTATTTATACAGCTCCCTCTGGAGGTTTCATATTAAAAGATGGTGTAAAAATATATGGAGGTTATAATGTACGATATAACAATGGAACTATAATTCCTAAGTGGCTCATTAATGCTACACGATTTTTTGGTAGTCCACCTGCAACTACAATTATTGAAGGAAACCCTGTATTCTTAGCTAATCAAAATCTGAGTAATCAGACTATTATTGATGGTTTAATTTTAAAAAGTAACAACTCTACCCAGTATTCTAATCCAATTATTGGATTAATAAGCACTACTCCAATCACATTTGCATTACATATCAATAACTGTACGTTTAAGAGTATATCAAATACATCTCCATTTTCACGAGGAATTTCAAACGGTGGTTCTACTTTCACAGGGTCTTTCAGTCCAGTAATCAATGGCTGTAATTTTGAAACAATGACAGGAATAAAGATAGAATTTGGTATGAATTCTTCATTAGATATCAAAGTAGATAATACCAATTTCAAGAATACAGGATCAAATTCATCAGGAAATGTAGCCTTGCAATTTGATGGCAGCACAATGGACATTTTGTCTAGACCAAAAATTAGTGTAAACAACTCCCTCCTTAGTAATTTTTACGGATTAAAATTAGCACTGAAAAATGTAGCATCATCAACTGGTATAATTAGTGATGTTAAAATTACTAATTCTATTTTTTCTAGTTTATCATCTAACTATCTCATTCGTCCTTTTGAGATAGGTTCGCTTTGTAATGTGTATGTAGATAATAGCACTCTTTATAATCCTAGCAGTATAATAATGACTTTTGGAAATGACCTTGTTGCTGCAAATTTTAATAACAGTATAATCGTCAATGGAGGAGGAACTGTATTTGGTATAGCTAGTTCTAAAGGTTATTATAGATTTAATAATTGTTTGTTTAATGGTACTACTTGTCCTACATCTATATTTGGAACAAATTTTACAGGAACAGTGAATTGTACTAATTCTATCTTCAATCAAAACCCTCAATTCATAAGTACAGACCCAAATAATGCAGACTATCTAAAACCCTCTGCAACATCACCAGCTCGTAACGCAGGTAATAATCTTTTTGCTACTGGAAAAGGATATGGAGGAAATGATAGAATACTAGAAGGAACAGTAGATATTGGAGCTTATGAGTTTTGTCCTAGTGGAACATCTTGTATAAATACTTCTCCGACTGGAGGTGGAGGACATACAAGTAGAAAAATAGCTACCCAAAACCTAGAAAACAGTACAGAAAATTTACTTGTTTATCCAAACCCAGTAAAAGATATAATAAAAATCAAAACTACTGATAAAGTTATTTCTATTGAACTCTTGAGTGTACAAGGACAGCTAATAAATTCTACTAAAGATTCTAAAGAATTGAATACACAGAATATAGCTAAAGGAATGTATCTTTTAAAGGTAACTACTGATAAAGGAATACAAACTAAGCGTATTGTAAAAGAATAG
- a CDS encoding histidine kinase, with the protein MIFRKLLLLFFFFSYFSFGFSQNATIDSLLALSETKEEEEKVKILKKVFFLQFYTAPQEAKKTAHRTWRIAKSSTNKRVRAAAASSLVITYSLLAQKHDSAVYWADRSIKLHQQTGDSVAISQDLHNIGVSHWMNNRYDSGLYYYLESTNIIENLSLPKELVSSYANIGIAYQTLKKYKKGFEYLQKSLELASQHSSPEFVMQVQLNISKSYKNIGKLDSASWYAKKALKIANDIESSVGLHHIYVTLASYNYSVKNYEKGIEYIIQSVKIPSHLKDPTYSMESEYVHAKLLIGLHKYIEAKDIALRGIKLSKNTQTKNDAILVQLYQLMPIIYSYLEQPNKVTTFMEKFISLSDSIDATEILTKTSELQTEYETEKKEQKIKELEQEKEIEKLEIETLQKQRTILALSFLAPLSFIFAGGWYVNRRRLKLQLEAEQRERAKQISELKALRSQMNPHFIFNALNSIQDFIMLSEKENAQHYLGKFAILMRGFLDSSSKSKISLEKELPLIKSYIELEGLRLGEEFSYEINFDSNIDEDELDEIEIPPLLIQPYLENAFKHGLLHKQGEKKLTLDFDKIEKSDEQFLQLKITDNGVGRQKSAEINERKRKTHNSTHTSFATQATQERLELLKSQSVSNATIEVEINDLQDNQGNAKGTEIIILIPMNNY; encoded by the coding sequence ATGATTTTTAGAAAATTACTACTACTCTTCTTCTTCTTTTCTTACTTTTCTTTCGGATTTTCCCAAAATGCTACTATAGATTCGTTACTTGCTTTATCAGAAACTAAAGAAGAAGAAGAAAAAGTAAAAATCTTGAAAAAAGTATTCTTTCTTCAATTTTACACAGCTCCTCAAGAGGCAAAAAAAACAGCTCACAGAACATGGAGAATAGCTAAATCTTCTACAAATAAAAGAGTTAGAGCAGCAGCAGCTTCTAGTTTAGTAATTACATATTCTTTACTTGCTCAAAAACACGATAGTGCCGTGTATTGGGCAGATAGGTCAATTAAACTACATCAACAAACAGGTGACTCTGTAGCTATTTCACAAGATTTACACAATATAGGAGTAAGCCATTGGATGAATAATAGATATGATAGTGGACTTTATTATTATTTAGAATCAACAAATATTATAGAAAATCTTAGTTTACCAAAAGAATTAGTCAGTTCTTACGCTAATATAGGTATAGCTTATCAAACACTAAAAAAATATAAAAAAGGTTTTGAGTACTTACAAAAATCATTAGAACTTGCTTCTCAACACTCTTCACCAGAATTTGTAATGCAAGTACAACTCAATATTTCTAAATCATACAAAAATATTGGTAAGTTAGACTCTGCTAGTTGGTATGCAAAAAAAGCACTAAAAATAGCTAATGATATAGAGTCAAGTGTAGGTTTGCATCATATTTATGTTACGTTAGCTAGTTATAACTATTCAGTAAAAAATTATGAAAAAGGAATAGAATATATAATTCAGTCTGTAAAAATCCCAAGTCACTTAAAAGACCCAACATATAGTATGGAATCAGAGTATGTACATGCCAAACTATTAATAGGTTTGCATAAATACATTGAAGCAAAAGATATTGCACTTAGAGGAATTAAATTATCTAAAAATACACAAACAAAAAATGATGCTATTTTGGTGCAGCTTTATCAACTTATGCCTATCATTTATTCTTATTTAGAGCAGCCTAATAAAGTAACTACTTTCATGGAGAAGTTTATTTCTCTAAGTGATTCAATAGATGCAACAGAAATACTTACTAAGACCTCTGAACTCCAAACCGAATACGAAACCGAAAAAAAAGAACAAAAAATAAAAGAGCTAGAGCAAGAAAAGGAAATAGAAAAACTAGAAATTGAAACCTTACAAAAACAACGAACCATTTTAGCACTTTCATTTCTTGCACCACTAAGTTTTATTTTTGCTGGTGGCTGGTATGTAAATCGTCGTCGTTTGAAGTTACAACTAGAGGCAGAACAAAGAGAAAGAGCCAAACAGATTAGTGAACTAAAAGCTCTACGCTCACAAATGAACCCTCATTTTATCTTTAATGCCCTCAATTCTATTCAAGATTTTATTATGCTTTCGGAAAAAGAAAATGCACAACATTATTTGGGAAAGTTTGCTATACTGATGCGTGGATTTTTGGATTCTTCTTCTAAATCAAAAATTAGCTTAGAAAAAGAATTGCCTTTAATCAAGTCTTATATAGAATTAGAAGGTCTGCGTTTGGGAGAAGAATTTAGCTATGAAATCAATTTTGATTCCAATATTGATGAAGATGAATTAGATGAAATTGAAATTCCACCACTCTTGATTCAGCCTTACTTGGAAAATGCTTTCAAACACGGACTTTTACACAAACAAGGAGAAAAGAAATTGACTTTAGATTTTGATAAAATAGAAAAATCAGATGAGCAGTTTTTACAACTAAAAATTACAGACAACGGAGTAGGAAGACAAAAATCAGCCGAAATAAATGAACGTAAGCGCAAAACGCACAACTCTACACACACTTCTTTTGCTACACAGGCGACACAAGAGCGTTTGGAACTCTTGAAAAGTCAGTCTGTTTCGAATGCAACTATTGAAGTAGAAATAAATGATTTGCAAGACAACCAAGGAAATGCAAAAGGAACAGAAATTATAATTCTGATTCCAATGAATAATTATTGA
- a CDS encoding LytTR family DNA-binding domain-containing protein, producing the protein MKAIIIDDELRARRVLKTLLTEHCPQINIVGEAENVPDAVQLIHKTNPDIVFSDIEMPEYSGFELLKFITNIDFALIFVTAYQEYAIRAFEVSAVDYLLKPIQVELLKKAVEKVESRLQLTGNVENNQKMETLRENLKGEYITRFALPMADGLMFVEADDIMYLIAEGSYTEIIFSDKKRVLITKKIKYFEENLINPCFFRSHRSYIVNLNKISQYIRTGNYIIMDDGFKASLARDRKEQFLKIYQG; encoded by the coding sequence ATGAAAGCCATAATTATAGACGACGAACTCCGTGCAAGAAGAGTTTTGAAAACTCTCTTGACAGAACATTGCCCTCAAATAAATATTGTTGGAGAAGCTGAAAATGTACCTGATGCTGTACAGCTCATTCACAAGACAAACCCTGATATTGTTTTTTCGGATATCGAAATGCCCGAATATTCTGGCTTTGAACTCTTAAAGTTTATTACCAATATAGATTTTGCCCTTATTTTTGTAACAGCCTATCAAGAGTATGCCATTCGTGCCTTTGAGGTTTCGGCAGTAGATTATCTTCTCAAACCTATTCAAGTAGAACTCTTGAAAAAAGCTGTCGAAAAGGTAGAAAGTCGCCTACAATTAACAGGAAATGTAGAAAATAATCAGAAAATGGAAACGCTACGAGAAAATCTCAAGGGAGAATATATCACTCGTTTTGCTCTTCCGATGGCAGACGGACTTATGTTTGTAGAAGCTGATGATATTATGTATTTGATTGCAGAAGGCTCTTATACAGAAATTATTTTTTCCGACAAAAAGCGTGTTTTGATTACCAAAAAAATCAAATATTTTGAAGAGAATTTAATCAATCCTTGTTTTTTTCGTTCTCATCGTTCGTATATTGTCAATCTAAACAAAATCAGTCAGTATATCCGAACAGGAAATTACATCATAATGGACGACGGTTTTAAGGCAAGTTTAGCTAGAGATAGAAAAGAGCAGTTTTTGAAAATCTATCAAGGGTAG
- a CDS encoding magnesium and cobalt transport protein CorA, with amino-acid sequence MPKTFLENTTLIQYNETGYQTSSYDKLEDIVVTQKDGFIRWINTYGMEYEDQLKAVINQNKLDDFLLKLIKDDEQSNKVIELEHLLFVSIRVLKTDKEELDSEQMFFIVSPDFVWSIQEQKGDYFGWIRERIRENKGIIRKKKADYLLFFLIESLIDNYYAIHQSYVDSFTDLMDTTKIKPTPEFTNQIEKQRRNLLNLKKSANSLRTMLLRLEKVKHKDIKSSYFSELKEQTGDLITDIDFELQTLESSLNLVFSIQGHRLNEVMKTLTIFSVIFIPLTFLAGIYGMNFKNIPELQTENGYFILLGVMLITTLGIIYYFKRKNWF; translated from the coding sequence ATGCCAAAAACATTTTTAGAAAATACAACGCTTATTCAGTACAATGAAACTGGCTATCAAACAAGTAGTTATGATAAACTAGAGGATATTGTCGTAACTCAAAAAGATGGTTTCATACGTTGGATAAATACGTATGGAATGGAGTATGAAGACCAATTAAAAGCTGTAATTAATCAAAATAAATTAGATGATTTTTTATTAAAATTAATCAAAGATGACGAGCAATCCAATAAAGTAATTGAGCTTGAGCATTTACTTTTTGTTTCGATTAGAGTTTTGAAAACAGATAAAGAAGAGTTAGATTCCGAACAGATGTTTTTTATCGTTTCGCCAGATTTTGTGTGGAGCATACAAGAGCAGAAGGGAGATTATTTTGGTTGGATCAGAGAGCGTATTAGAGAAAACAAAGGTATTATTAGAAAGAAAAAAGCTGATTATCTGTTGTTTTTTTTGATTGAATCGCTTATTGATAATTATTATGCTATTCATCAGAGTTATGTTGATTCTTTTACCGATTTGATGGACACAACGAAAATAAAACCAACGCCAGAATTTACAAATCAAATTGAAAAACAAAGAAGGAATTTATTAAATCTCAAAAAATCTGCAAACAGCCTTCGCACGATGCTACTTCGTTTGGAAAAAGTAAAACACAAGGATATAAAATCAAGTTATTTCTCTGAACTAAAAGAACAAACTGGTGACCTTATCACAGATATTGATTTTGAGTTACAAACTCTTGAAAGCAGTTTAAATCTTGTCTTTAGCATTCAAGGGCATCGCCTTAATGAAGTAATGAAGACACTTACCATCTTTTCAGTAATTTTTATTCCTCTTACTTTTTTGGCAGGTATTTATGGAATGAACTTTAAGAATATTCCCGAGCTTCAAACAGAAAATGGATATTTTATTTTGTTAGGCGTAATGCTAATCACTACTTTAGGAATTATTTATTATTTTAAACGAAAAAACTGGTTTTAA
- a CDS encoding carotenoid oxygenase family protein: MDLSYFTAASREELDLELKLLEGALPKDMTGVVYINSSVGTVNSGGIPFPKTNPDGTYNRELGSPLLGGDGMIYKLDFNQEDNIKLSSRLLKPPSYYADHATRYYLEDKKKKNSLFKMYGFRNLGLTRMSFTLGVRNELCTNVTPFQFERDENPRILANYDAGRPYEFDTTTMDIKTPIGANSEWITSTPPFLVYPFPVVQSTAHPFFDPNKQELISVNFVKSIKTMVSQIKWLELLKGDPKNLEKSLEKYIDNLEDKSEEEVQHDLTHKHKLVQNLNDFFENVEEHVSIKSKWWKNLIHQLEERIEEHIKKETTVVDTTYLMSWKGTGEWKKWTLIDNTTQKPLVIQQCMHQFAVTKDYVILIDAGFKLTLDIMFNNPFPHNPKIDKFFRKILTAPMLASTDTYLVKRSDMREDTDTIVIKKLPIDLPFETIHITADYENPNNEITIHAAHNATACLAEWIRIYDINEFTKKVIDEKISGIPPTGILDISRIGKYKIDAKTGSVIEQNIVTKKGNIDDPQNVGSHTWGIALFTYKNMIDANRTVSKIKDIYWQSFGLDKDFLTEFIYRLYKDYPHRQVPLEEIRKYTERGVPFVISRMNTETMEFEDYYQFPKGISYRAMQFVQKEGTDFESREGYMTCVVTNPQQIDDKTEPTYRTELWVFDAMNLKKGAICKLHHPDWVANTTLHSAWLPKAQPSSSYYDINVREDYQHLIDDTLFGEFLGGILFSKQRKQIQKIFDKYVYPHFE; encoded by the coding sequence ATGGATTTATCTTATTTCACAGCAGCAAGTAGAGAAGAACTAGACCTAGAACTTAAGCTATTAGAAGGTGCTTTACCCAAAGATATGACTGGAGTAGTTTATATCAACTCTTCAGTTGGAACAGTAAATTCTGGTGGAATACCCTTTCCTAAAACTAATCCAGATGGGACATATAATAGAGAATTGGGTAGTCCACTTTTGGGAGGAGATGGAATGATTTATAAATTAGATTTTAATCAAGAGGATAATATAAAACTCTCTTCTCGTCTTTTGAAGCCTCCTTCTTATTATGCCGATCACGCCACTCGTTATTATTTAGAAGACAAAAAGAAGAAGAATTCATTATTCAAAATGTATGGTTTTAGAAACCTTGGACTGACACGTATGTCTTTTACTCTAGGGGTAAGAAATGAACTTTGTACAAATGTTACGCCTTTTCAATTTGAAAGAGATGAAAACCCAAGAATTTTAGCTAACTATGATGCAGGTCGTCCGTATGAGTTTGATACCACAACAATGGATATCAAAACTCCTATTGGAGCAAATTCTGAATGGATAACAAGTACGCCTCCTTTTTTAGTCTATCCATTTCCAGTCGTTCAAAGTACGGCGCATCCTTTTTTTGACCCTAATAAACAAGAGCTTATTTCGGTAAACTTTGTTAAGTCTATCAAGACAATGGTTAGCCAAATCAAGTGGTTAGAACTTTTGAAGGGCGACCCTAAAAATCTAGAAAAAAGTCTTGAGAAATATATAGATAATTTAGAAGATAAGAGTGAAGAAGAGGTACAACATGACTTGACACACAAGCACAAACTTGTACAAAACCTCAATGATTTTTTTGAAAATGTAGAAGAACATGTAAGTATAAAATCTAAGTGGTGGAAAAACTTGATTCATCAATTAGAAGAAAGAATAGAGGAGCATATCAAAAAAGAAACAACCGTCGTAGATACTACATATTTGATGAGTTGGAAAGGTACAGGAGAATGGAAAAAGTGGACGTTGATAGACAATACCACACAAAAACCGTTAGTTATTCAGCAATGTATGCACCAGTTTGCTGTAACAAAAGATTACGTAATTCTGATAGATGCAGGTTTCAAACTTACGTTGGATATTATGTTTAATAATCCTTTTCCTCATAATCCAAAAATAGATAAGTTTTTTAGAAAAATTCTGACTGCTCCAATGTTAGCTTCTACGGATACTTATTTGGTAAAAAGATCTGATATGAGAGAAGATACAGATACAATTGTAATAAAAAAACTGCCTATTGATTTGCCTTTCGAAACTATTCATATTACAGCAGATTATGAAAACCCAAATAATGAAATTACAATTCATGCAGCTCATAATGCTACGGCTTGTTTGGCAGAGTGGATTCGTATTTATGATATTAATGAGTTTACAAAAAAAGTAATTGATGAGAAAATTTCTGGTATTCCTCCAACGGGTATTTTGGATATTAGTAGAATTGGTAAATATAAAATAGATGCCAAAACAGGTAGCGTCATCGAACAAAATATTGTTACCAAAAAAGGAAATATAGATGACCCACAAAATGTAGGTTCACATACTTGGGGAATTGCGCTTTTTACCTACAAAAATATGATTGATGCCAACAGAACGGTATCAAAAATAAAAGATATTTATTGGCAGTCATTTGGTTTGGACAAGGATTTTTTGACCGAATTTATTTATCGTCTTTATAAAGACTATCCACATCGACAAGTGCCTCTTGAAGAAATCAGAAAATATACAGAAAGAGGTGTTCCTTTTGTAATTAGTAGAATGAATACAGAAACTATGGAATTTGAAGATTATTATCAATTTCCAAAAGGAATATCTTATAGAGCAATGCAATTTGTACAAAAAGAAGGAACTGACTTTGAAAGTAGAGAGGGATATATGACTTGTGTGGTTACAAATCCACAACAAATAGACGACAAAACAGAGCCTACTTACCGAACAGAACTTTGGGTTTTTGATGCTATGAACTTAAAAAAAGGAGCTATTTGTAAACTTCATCACCCAGATTGGGTTGCTAATACGACGCTTCATTCGGCTTGGCTTCCTAAAGCACAACCTTCATCTTCTTACTACGATATAAATGTCAGAGAAGATTATCAACATTTGATTGATGATACGTTATTTGGAGAATTTTTGGGTGGTATTTTGTTTTCCAAACAACGCAAACAAATCCAGAAAATCTTTGATAAATATGTATATCCTCATTTTGAATAA
- a CDS encoding DNA adenine methylase, protein MNYIGSKLRLSDWIIETITKTYTKSNPSKPLSQTTFAELFAGTGIISRKLKPSLHQIIANDLEPYSYVLLKNYIGNIEAISNERIVFLIEELNNLSIKSEENGFIYKNYCQGSGSERLYFSDDNGKKIDVIRQKIEEWKTGRGFNSHQLHNTKVTDSEYYFLLASLLESADKVANTASVYGAFLKQLKKSAQKNLVLSPAHFPKTEHQENKIFREDANELIKKIKGDILYLDPPYNARQYGANYHLLNTIALYDNFEPKGKTGLREYERSKYCQKNEVETAFEELIKNADFDFIFLSYNNEGLMNLETIKRIMSKYGSYSLEKTEYQRFKADKDQNREHKANATIEYLHILRK, encoded by the coding sequence ATGAATTACATCGGCTCAAAACTTCGTCTTTCAGATTGGATAATAGAAACTATTACCAAAACTTATACAAAATCAAACCCTTCAAAACCTCTTTCTCAAACTACTTTTGCAGAACTTTTCGCAGGAACAGGAATCATAAGCAGAAAATTAAAACCCTCTCTACATCAGATTATTGCAAATGATTTAGAACCGTATAGTTATGTTTTATTGAAAAATTATATTGGAAACATAGAAGCCATTTCAAATGAAAGAATAGTCTTTTTGATTGAAGAATTAAATAATCTATCTATAAAAAGTGAAGAGAATGGTTTTATTTATAAAAACTACTGCCAAGGAAGTGGAAGCGAACGCCTTTATTTTAGTGATGATAATGGAAAAAAAATTGATGTAATCAGACAGAAAATAGAAGAATGGAAAACTGGACGTGGGTTCAACTCCCACCAGCTCCACAACACTAAGGTTACAGATTCAGAATACTATTTTCTCTTAGCTTCTTTGTTAGAAAGTGCTGATAAAGTAGCCAATACGGCTTCTGTTTATGGTGCATTCTTAAAGCAACTCAAAAAATCAGCTCAAAAAAATCTAGTTCTTTCTCCTGCACATTTTCCAAAGACTGAACACCAAGAAAATAAAATTTTTAGAGAAGATGCAAACGAATTGATAAAAAAAATAAAAGGAGATATTCTTTATTTAGACCCACCTTATAATGCTCGTCAATATGGTGCAAACTATCATCTTTTGAATACGATTGCACTTTATGATAATTTTGAGCCAAAGGGAAAAACAGGTTTAAGAGAGTATGAGCGTTCGAAATATTGCCAAAAAAATGAAGTAGAAACTGCTTTTGAAGAATTAATCAAAAATGCAGATTTTGACTTTATCTTTTTAAGCTACAACAACGAAGGCTTGATGAACTTAGAAACAATAAAAAGAATAATGAGCAAATACGGTTCATACTCGTTAGAAAAAACAGAATACCAACGTTTCAAAGCTGATAAAGACCAAAATAGAGAACACAAAGCCAACGCAACAATAGAGTATTTGCATATTTTGAGGAAATGA